Proteins encoded together in one Streptomyces sp. B1I3 window:
- a CDS encoding response regulator, producing MGKTRTQPLRPTYSRRVSGAYGRVLVVDDNKVIRQLIRVNLELEGFEVVTAADGVECLDLVHHVCPDVITLDVVMPRLDGIQTAVRLRSDPRTSHLPVAVVSACTPYEVDSGVAAGVDAFLAKPFEPSELVRMVRRLASRGDPPPCDGRRGAGRAGSAAG from the coding sequence GTGGGCAAAACCCGCACGCAGCCCCTCCGGCCGACCTACTCTCGAAGGGTGTCAGGGGCGTACGGCCGCGTGCTTGTTGTCGACGACAACAAGGTCATCCGGCAGCTGATCAGGGTCAACCTCGAGCTGGAGGGCTTCGAGGTCGTGACCGCGGCCGATGGTGTCGAATGCCTGGATCTCGTGCACCACGTCTGCCCGGACGTGATCACGCTCGACGTCGTCATGCCCCGGCTCGACGGAATACAGACCGCTGTCCGGCTGCGCTCCGATCCGCGTACCAGCCATCTGCCCGTGGCCGTCGTCAGCGCCTGCACACCGTACGAGGTGGACTCCGGCGTGGCCGCCGGGGTGGACGCCTTCCTCGCGAAGCCGTTCGAGCCGAGTGAGCTCGTGCGGATGGTGCGGCGGCTCGCGAGCCGCGGGGACCCGCCGCCGTGCGACGGCAGGCGCGGTGCCGGAAGGGCCGGGAGCGCCGCCGGGTGA
- the glyA gene encoding serine hydroxymethyltransferase, whose protein sequence is MTVQPSDIRHPALTAADPELAALVGAEERLQADTLRLIPSENYVSAAVLEASGTVLQNKYSEGYPGKRYYEGQQVIDQVETLAVERAKALFRMEHANVQPYSGSPANLAVYLAFLKPGDTVLGMSLPMGGHLTHGWGVSATGTWFRGVRYGVRRDTGRVDLDEVRDLARAERPKVIFCGGTAVPRVIDFAGFADIAREVGAVLVADVAHIAGLIAGGAHPSPAPYADVVSTTTHKTLRGPRGAMLLSRAEHARAIDRAVFPGLQGGPHNQTTAAIAVALKEAAGDDFGAYAHQVVANARALGEELAARGLDLVSGGTDNHLLLLDLTARGVPGKVAAKALDRAGIVVNYNTVPYDPRKPFDPSGIRIGTPALTSRGVPASEMRAVAQWIDLVVDAARTGDETIVSKVRAEVKTMMDAYPAPGLPLA, encoded by the coding sequence GTGACCGTCCAGCCGTCCGACATCCGCCACCCCGCCCTGACCGCCGCGGACCCGGAGCTCGCCGCCCTGGTGGGCGCCGAGGAGCGCCTCCAGGCGGACACCCTGCGCCTGATCCCCAGCGAGAACTACGTGTCCGCCGCCGTACTGGAGGCCTCCGGCACCGTCCTGCAGAACAAGTACTCCGAGGGCTACCCCGGAAAGCGGTACTACGAGGGCCAGCAGGTCATCGACCAGGTGGAGACGCTCGCCGTCGAGCGGGCCAAGGCGCTGTTCCGGATGGAGCACGCCAATGTGCAGCCCTATTCCGGCTCACCGGCCAACCTCGCCGTCTACCTTGCCTTCCTGAAGCCCGGGGACACGGTCCTCGGCATGTCGCTGCCGATGGGCGGACACCTCACGCACGGCTGGGGCGTCTCCGCGACCGGCACGTGGTTCCGGGGCGTGCGGTACGGGGTGCGGCGCGACACAGGGCGCGTCGACCTCGACGAGGTGCGCGACCTGGCGCGGGCCGAGCGGCCCAAGGTGATCTTCTGCGGCGGCACCGCCGTCCCCCGGGTGATCGACTTCGCCGGGTTCGCCGACATCGCCAGGGAGGTGGGGGCGGTGCTGGTGGCCGACGTCGCCCACATCGCGGGGCTGATCGCCGGCGGCGCGCACCCGTCCCCCGCCCCCTACGCGGACGTCGTGTCCACCACCACCCACAAGACGCTGCGCGGGCCGCGCGGGGCGATGCTGCTGTCCCGGGCCGAGCACGCGCGAGCCATCGACCGGGCCGTCTTCCCCGGACTCCAGGGTGGCCCGCACAACCAGACCACCGCCGCGATCGCGGTCGCGCTGAAGGAGGCCGCGGGGGACGATTTCGGCGCGTACGCCCATCAGGTCGTCGCCAACGCCCGCGCACTGGGGGAGGAGCTGGCGGCCCGCGGCCTCGACCTGGTCTCCGGCGGTACGGACAACCACCTGCTGCTGCTCGACCTCACCGCGCGGGGCGTACCGGGCAAGGTCGCGGCCAAGGCACTGGACCGGGCGGGGATCGTCGTCAACTACAACACCGTTCCGTACGACCCCCGCAAGCCCTTCGACCCCTCCGGCATCCGCATCGGGACCCCGGCCCTGACGTCCCGAGGCGTACCGGCATCGGAGATGCGCGCCGTCGCACAGTGGATCGACCTCGTGGTCGATGCCGCCCGTACAGGTGACGAAACCATCGTTTCCAAGGTCCGGGCCGAGGTGAAGACGATGATGGACGCCTATCCGGCGCCCGGCCTCCCCCTGGCCTGA
- a CDS encoding NERD domain-containing protein, with protein MQDLKVTSWQLFGHDRLYVNLPDGTAIGWADLASGTITVLHPRYRDAVTDALARQVPDIPALGEVAPPGPPVPPPVPRIPPLRRLRKRGAGEGPGAGPADGPSVPLAQPATSRVPQPRPPTAPETGPARVRAPGTLPASASASASPSAPPTAPAPAPRQGDRVPASGPVAEPRQDRASAPGPVAPGPVAEPRQDRASASGSAPGLRPHGAPATASVPPPGRSPRPELPALTPADDLAARRPGAALREQLDGSGPTALVRAATGALRRHKDADPRRTALAGERRSGAELKRLTRHGWRVLHSVPLPDGSELGHLLIGPGGVFAVHTEHHPQASVRVGEDTLQIDDGIPRPHALADHPGTATAQAVLEAHCTFPVPVHTVLVFVGVAALDVVAAPAGVRVHRDRQVSALAPLTGVLTPTQVEKVYDVARHREAWLGE; from the coding sequence ATGCAGGATCTCAAGGTCACGTCATGGCAGCTCTTCGGGCACGACCGGCTCTACGTGAACCTGCCGGACGGCACCGCGATCGGATGGGCCGACCTGGCGAGCGGCACGATAACGGTCCTGCACCCGCGCTACCGCGATGCCGTCACCGACGCACTGGCGCGCCAGGTCCCGGACATCCCGGCCCTCGGCGAGGTGGCACCCCCGGGACCGCCGGTCCCGCCGCCGGTACCCCGTATCCCGCCCCTGCGGCGGCTGCGGAAGCGAGGTGCGGGAGAAGGACCGGGAGCGGGACCGGCGGACGGGCCGTCGGTACCGCTCGCGCAGCCGGCCACCTCACGGGTCCCGCAACCCCGTCCGCCTACGGCCCCGGAGACGGGTCCGGCCCGCGTACGCGCCCCCGGGACGCTCCCGGCATCGGCATCGGCATCGGCATCGCCATCCGCGCCGCCAACAGCGCCGGCCCCGGCCCCGCGCCAGGGTGACCGGGTCCCCGCGTCGGGTCCCGTCGCGGAGCCCCGACAGGACCGTGCGTCCGCGCCGGGTCCCGTGGCGCCGGGTCCCGTGGCGGAGCCCCGGCAGGACCGTGCGTCCGCATCCGGCTCCGCGCCGGGACTCCGCCCGCACGGGGCGCCCGCGACCGCGTCGGTCCCGCCGCCGGGGCGGTCCCCCCGGCCCGAGCTGCCCGCTCTCACCCCTGCGGACGACCTCGCCGCCCGGCGTCCGGGCGCCGCACTGAGGGAGCAGCTCGACGGGTCCGGCCCCACGGCGCTCGTGCGGGCCGCCACCGGGGCGCTGCGCCGCCACAAGGACGCGGACCCCCGCCGGACCGCACTGGCGGGGGAACGGCGGTCCGGCGCCGAGCTGAAGCGGCTGACCCGGCACGGCTGGCGGGTCCTGCACTCCGTGCCCCTGCCGGACGGCAGTGAGCTCGGGCACCTCCTCATCGGGCCCGGCGGAGTGTTCGCCGTGCACACCGAACACCACCCGCAGGCCTCCGTACGGGTCGGGGAGGACACCCTGCAGATCGACGACGGCATCCCGCGGCCCCACGCACTCGCCGACCACCCCGGGACGGCGACCGCCCAGGCGGTGCTGGAGGCGCACTGCACCTTCCCCGTGCCCGTCCACACCGTGCTGGTGTTCGTCGGCGTCGCCGCCCTCGACGTCGTCGCCGCCCCCGCGGGCGTCCGCGTCCACCGGGACCGTCAGGTGTCCGCACTCGCGCCGCTGACCGGTGTGCTCACACCCACCCAGGTGGAGAAGGTCTACGACGTCGCGCGGCACCGGGAGGCATGGCTGGGCGAGTGA
- the thrC gene encoding threonine synthase — protein MTSNGTHQWRGIIEEYRDRLPVTSTTPVVTLREGGTPLVPAQVLSERTGCEVHLKVEGANPTGSFKDRGMTMAITRAKEEGAQAVICASTGNTSASAAAYAVRAGMVCAVLVPQGKIALGKMGQALVHGAKILQVDGNFDDCLTLARSLSDNYPVALVNSVNPVRIEGQKTAAFEIVDALGDAPDIHVLPVGNAGNITAYWRGYKEYASDAISTHTPRMWGFQASGSAPIVRGEIVKDPATIATAIRIGNPASWQFALDARDESGGFIDEVTDRQILSAYRLLASQEGVFVEPASAASVAGLLKAAEEGKVDPGQKIVCTVTGNGLKDPDWAVAGAPQPVTVPVDATTAAEKLGLV, from the coding sequence ATGACCAGCAACGGCACCCACCAGTGGCGCGGCATCATCGAGGAGTACCGGGACCGCCTTCCGGTCACGAGCACGACGCCGGTCGTCACACTCCGTGAGGGTGGAACGCCGCTCGTCCCGGCGCAGGTTCTCTCCGAGCGCACGGGCTGCGAGGTGCACCTCAAGGTCGAGGGCGCCAACCCCACCGGGTCGTTCAAGGACCGCGGTATGACGATGGCGATCACCCGGGCCAAGGAGGAGGGTGCGCAGGCAGTCATCTGCGCCTCCACCGGCAACACCTCCGCCTCCGCCGCCGCCTACGCCGTGCGGGCCGGGATGGTCTGCGCCGTCCTCGTGCCGCAGGGCAAGATCGCGCTCGGCAAGATGGGGCAGGCCCTCGTCCACGGCGCGAAGATCCTTCAGGTGGACGGCAATTTCGACGACTGCCTGACGCTGGCCCGCAGCCTCTCGGACAACTACCCGGTGGCGCTCGTCAATTCGGTCAACCCGGTCCGGATCGAGGGCCAGAAGACCGCCGCGTTCGAGATCGTCGACGCACTCGGCGACGCCCCCGACATCCACGTCCTCCCGGTCGGCAACGCGGGCAACATCACTGCTTACTGGAGGGGTTACAAGGAGTACGCGAGCGACGCGATCTCCACGCACACCCCGCGCATGTGGGGTTTCCAGGCCTCCGGTTCCGCGCCCATCGTCCGCGGGGAGATCGTCAAGGACCCGGCGACCATCGCGACCGCGATCCGCATCGGCAACCCGGCCTCCTGGCAGTTCGCGCTGGACGCCCGGGACGAATCGGGCGGTTTCATCGACGAGGTGACGGACCGCCAGATCCTGTCGGCGTACCGCCTGCTGGCCTCGCAGGAGGGCGTCTTCGTCGAGCCCGCCTCGGCCGCCTCGGTGGCCGGGCTGCTCAAGGCCGCCGAGGAGGGCAAGGTCGACCCCGGCCAGAAGATCGTCTGCACCGTCACCGGGAACGGCCTCAAGGACCCCGACTGGGCCGTCGCGGGTGCCCCCCAGCCGGTCACGGTGCCCGTCGACGCGACCACCGCGGCCGAGAAGCTGGGCCTCGTGTAA
- a CDS encoding DUF488 family protein, with product MRELWTIGHWTCPEETFIGLLDAQRIGVLADVRAHPGSRRSPQFSAEAMRGWLERAGIGYVYLDELGGRRRKQDVDPVINAGWHNPSFRNYADHTLLPAYERGISRLTSLAECERVAVMCGEPMPWRCHRLLIANTLTARGWTVRHIMGAGGTRVHELGAWGAEPRVDEHGGVTYPAP from the coding sequence ATGCGTGAGCTCTGGACGATCGGGCACTGGACGTGCCCGGAAGAGACGTTCATCGGCCTCCTCGACGCCCAGCGCATCGGCGTACTGGCCGACGTCCGGGCACACCCCGGCTCACGCCGCAGCCCACAGTTCTCCGCAGAGGCGATGCGCGGGTGGCTGGAGCGGGCCGGGATCGGTTACGTGTACCTGGACGAGCTCGGCGGCCGGCGGCGCAAGCAGGACGTGGACCCCGTGATCAACGCGGGCTGGCACAACCCGAGTTTCAGGAACTACGCCGACCACACCCTGCTGCCGGCGTACGAGCGCGGCATCTCCCGCCTGACCTCCCTCGCGGAGTGCGAGCGCGTCGCCGTCATGTGCGGCGAGCCGATGCCGTGGCGCTGTCACCGCCTGCTGATCGCGAACACGCTCACCGCCCGCGGCTGGACGGTCCGGCACATCATGGGCGCCGGCGGGACGCGCGTGCACGAACTGGGCGCCTGGGGCGCGGAACCCCGGGTCGACGAGCACGGCGGGGTGACGTACCCGGCGCCGTAG
- a CDS encoding homoserine dehydrogenase has product MMRTRPLKVALLGCGVVGSEVARIMTTHADDLAARIGAPVELAGVAVRRPSRVREGIDPALITTDATALVKRGDIDVVIEVIGGIEPARTLITTAFEHGAGVVSANKALLAEDGSALHAVAEKHGRDLYYEAAVAGAIPLVRPLRESLAGDKVNRVLGIVNGTTNFILDKMDTSGAGYSEALDEATALGYAEADPTADVEGFDAAAKAAILAGIAFHTRVRIGEVHREGITEVTAADIASARRMGCTVKLLAICERAADGRSVTARVHPAMIPLSHPLASVREAYNAVFVEAEAAGQLMFYGPGAGGAPTASAVLGDLVAVCRNIIGETTGPGESAYTRLPVSPMGDVVTRYHISLDVADKPGVLAQVATVFAEQGVSIDTVRQQSRQDGDGEASLVVVTHRASDAALSGTVEALRKLDTVRGVASIMRVEGE; this is encoded by the coding sequence ATGATGCGTACGCGTCCGCTGAAGGTGGCGCTGCTGGGCTGCGGAGTGGTCGGCTCAGAGGTGGCGCGCATCATGACGACGCACGCCGACGACCTCGCCGCGCGCATCGGTGCGCCGGTCGAGCTCGCGGGCGTGGCCGTCCGCCGGCCCTCCAGGGTGCGGGAGGGCATCGACCCCGCGCTGATCACGACCGACGCGACCGCCCTGGTCAAACGCGGTGACATCGACGTCGTCATCGAGGTCATCGGCGGCATCGAACCCGCCCGCACCCTCATCACGACGGCCTTCGAGCACGGCGCGGGCGTCGTCTCCGCCAACAAGGCGCTGCTCGCCGAGGACGGCTCCGCGCTCCACGCCGTCGCCGAGAAGCACGGCCGGGACCTGTACTACGAGGCGGCCGTGGCCGGCGCCATCCCGCTCGTACGACCGCTGCGCGAGTCCCTCGCCGGGGACAAGGTCAACCGGGTCCTCGGCATCGTCAACGGCACGACCAACTTCATCCTCGACAAGATGGACACGAGCGGAGCCGGATACTCCGAGGCGCTCGACGAGGCGACGGCCCTCGGATACGCCGAGGCCGACCCCACCGCCGACGTCGAGGGCTTCGACGCCGCCGCGAAGGCCGCCATCCTCGCCGGCATCGCCTTCCACACCCGGGTCAGGATCGGTGAGGTGCACCGCGAGGGCATCACCGAGGTCACGGCCGCCGACATCGCCTCGGCCCGCCGCATGGGCTGCACCGTCAAGCTCCTCGCCATCTGCGAGCGGGCCGCCGACGGCAGGTCCGTCACGGCCAGGGTGCACCCCGCGATGATCCCGCTCAGCCACCCGCTGGCCTCGGTCCGCGAGGCGTACAACGCGGTCTTCGTCGAAGCCGAGGCGGCCGGTCAGCTGATGTTCTACGGCCCCGGGGCGGGCGGCGCCCCGACCGCGTCCGCCGTCCTCGGCGACCTCGTCGCCGTGTGCCGGAACATCATCGGTGAGACCACCGGTCCCGGTGAGTCCGCGTACACGCGCCTGCCGGTCAGCCCCATGGGCGATGTCGTCACGCGCTACCACATCAGTCTCGACGTGGCCGACAAGCCTGGCGTACTCGCCCAGGTCGCGACGGTCTTCGCCGAACAGGGCGTATCCATCGATACGGTCCGACAGCAGAGCCGACAGGACGGAGACGGCGAGGCATCCCTCGTCGTCGTCACCCACCGCGCGTCCGACGCCGCCCTCTCGGGGACCGTCGAGGCGCTGCGCAAGCTGGACACCGTGCGCGGTGTCGCCAGCATCATGCGTGTTGAAGGGGAGTAA
- the lysA gene encoding diaminopimelate decarboxylase, with amino-acid sequence MSRSAHPAGPRHADVLPEGHYTAPATDLNVLDEKVWSRTVTRDDAGALTVGGIEVARLAEEFGTPAYFLDESDFRARCRAWADAFGPDADVFYAGKAFLSRAVVRWLTEEGLNLDVCSGGELATALDAGMPADRIAFHGNNKTVAEIERAVEAGVGRIVLDSFQEIVRVSHIAQRLGTRQRVQIRVTVGVEAHTHEFIATAHEDQKFGIALADGQAAEAVRRALTLDGLELIGIHSHIGSQIFDMAGFEVSARRVVQLLAAVRDEHGVELPEIDLGGGLGIAYTSEDDPREPHEIAKALSDIVTRECEAAGLATPRISVEPGRAIVGPTAFTLYEVGTIKPLEGLRTYVSVDGGMSDNIRTALYDAEYSVALVSRSSDAEPMLVRVVGKHCESGDIVVKDAFLPADLAPGDLIAVPATGAYCRSMASNYNHALRPPVVAVRDGRAHVIVRRETEEDLLRLDVG; translated from the coding sequence ATGAGCCGATCCGCACACCCCGCCGGACCCCGCCACGCCGACGTACTCCCCGAAGGCCACTACACCGCGCCGGCGACCGACCTCAACGTGCTGGACGAGAAGGTGTGGTCCCGTACCGTCACCCGTGACGACGCGGGCGCACTGACCGTCGGCGGGATCGAAGTCGCCCGGCTGGCCGAGGAGTTCGGCACCCCGGCGTACTTCCTCGACGAGAGCGACTTCCGAGCCCGCTGCCGCGCCTGGGCGGACGCCTTCGGGCCGGACGCCGACGTGTTCTACGCCGGCAAGGCCTTCCTGTCGCGCGCCGTCGTGCGCTGGCTCACGGAGGAGGGGCTGAACCTGGACGTGTGCTCCGGCGGTGAACTGGCCACCGCGCTGGACGCCGGGATGCCCGCCGACCGGATCGCCTTCCACGGCAACAACAAGACCGTCGCCGAGATCGAGCGGGCCGTCGAGGCGGGAGTCGGGCGGATCGTGCTCGACTCCTTCCAGGAGATCGTCCGTGTCTCCCACATCGCGCAGCGGCTGGGCACGCGGCAGCGCGTACAGATCCGGGTCACGGTCGGTGTCGAGGCGCACACCCACGAGTTCATCGCCACCGCGCACGAGGACCAGAAGTTCGGCATCGCGCTGGCCGACGGTCAGGCAGCCGAGGCCGTCCGCAGGGCGCTGACCCTGGACGGGCTGGAGCTCATCGGCATCCACTCGCACATCGGCTCGCAGATCTTCGACATGGCCGGCTTCGAGGTCTCCGCGCGGCGCGTGGTGCAGCTGCTCGCCGCGGTCCGCGACGAACACGGCGTCGAGCTCCCCGAGATCGACCTCGGCGGGGGCCTCGGCATCGCGTACACCTCCGAGGACGACCCCCGCGAGCCGCACGAGATCGCCAAGGCACTCAGCGACATCGTGACCCGCGAGTGCGAGGCGGCGGGTCTCGCCACCCCGCGCATCTCCGTCGAGCCGGGCCGCGCGATCGTCGGGCCCACCGCGTTCACGCTGTACGAGGTCGGCACCATCAAGCCCCTGGAGGGGCTGCGTACGTACGTGAGCGTCGACGGCGGCATGTCGGACAACATCCGCACCGCCCTGTACGACGCCGAGTACAGCGTGGCGCTCGTCTCGCGCAGCTCGGACGCCGAACCCATGCTCGTCCGCGTCGTCGGCAAGCACTGCGAGAGCGGGGACATCGTGGTCAAGGACGCCTTCCTGCCCGCCGACCTGGCGCCCGGCGACCTGATCGCCGTGCCCGCCACCGGCGCGTACTGCCGCTCGATGGCGAGCAACTACAACCACGCCCTGCGTCCGCCAGTCGTCGCCGTGCGTGACGGCCGGGCGCACGTGATCGTCCGGCGTGAGACGGAGGAAGACCTCCTGCGTCTCGATGTCGGCTGA
- the thrB gene encoding homoserine kinase has product MAGPAFRAAAVRVRVPATSANLGPGFDALGLSLGLYDDVVVRVADSGLHIDIAGEGAETLPRDESHLLVRSLRTAFDLLGGQPRGLEIVCANRIPHGRGLGSSSAAICAGIVAARAVTTGGDARLDDAALLELATEIEGHPDNVAACLLGGFTLAWMDGGAARAIRMDPADSVVPVVFVPSTPVLTETARGLLPRTVPHVDAAANAGRAALLVEALARRPELLLAATEDRIHQEYRGPAMPQSVELVNRLRADGVPAVISGAGPTVLALTEEGSADKVARLAGEGWAANRLALDATGAIVLPLAA; this is encoded by the coding sequence ATGGCCGGTCCCGCGTTCCGAGCCGCCGCCGTCCGGGTGCGCGTCCCCGCAACCAGCGCCAATCTGGGTCCGGGTTTCGACGCCCTCGGCCTCTCGCTGGGGCTCTACGACGACGTCGTCGTCCGGGTCGCCGATTCCGGGCTGCACATCGACATCGCGGGTGAGGGCGCCGAGACGCTGCCCCGCGACGAGAGCCACCTGCTCGTACGCTCCCTGCGCACGGCCTTCGACCTGCTCGGCGGGCAGCCCCGCGGGCTGGAGATCGTCTGCGCCAACCGCATCCCGCACGGCCGGGGACTCGGCTCCTCCTCCGCCGCCATCTGCGCCGGGATCGTCGCCGCCCGCGCCGTGACGACGGGCGGCGACGCCCGCCTCGACGACGCCGCGCTGCTGGAGCTGGCGACCGAGATCGAGGGCCACCCCGACAATGTCGCGGCCTGCCTCCTCGGCGGTTTCACGCTGGCCTGGATGGACGGCGGAGCTGCGAGGGCGATCAGGATGGACCCCGCCGATTCCGTCGTTCCGGTGGTCTTCGTCCCGTCGACGCCGGTCCTCACCGAGACCGCCCGCGGCCTGCTGCCGCGCACCGTCCCCCATGTGGACGCCGCGGCCAACGCCGGCCGTGCGGCCCTCCTCGTGGAGGCGCTGGCCCGGCGCCCCGAGCTGCTGCTCGCCGCCACCGAGGACCGGATCCACCAGGAGTACCGGGGTCCCGCGATGCCGCAGAGCGTGGAGCTGGTCAACCGGCTGCGCGCCGACGGCGTTCCCGCAGTCATCTCCGGCGCCGGACCGACCGTGCTCGCGCTGACGGAAGAAGGTTCGGCCGACAAGGTGGCCCGGCTGGCGGGTGAGGGATGGGCCGCGAACCGGCTCGCCCTCGACGCCACGGGTGCGATCGTGCTGCCGCTCGCCGCGTAG
- a CDS encoding D-2-hydroxyacid dehydrogenase family protein: MKLRCAVFDDFQSVATTVADWSPVAEDVDVVSFTEHCATEDELAARLADFDMVVTLRERVPFPAGLIERLPRLRLIVASGMRNSVIDYAAAERHGVTVCGTASTTTPPVELTWALLLGLARGIVAESDALRGNGPWQSTVGADLHGRRLGLLGLGKIGGRVAAVGRAFGMDVVAWSHNLTRERAEEVGAVLAPSKEELLRSSDFVSVHLVLSDRTRGLIGPAELALMRTTAYLINTSRAAIVDQDALLDVLGNGGIAGAGVDVFDVEPLPADHPMRTAPRLLATPHLGYVTRANYATYYTHAVQDIRAYLDGEPVRLLG; this comes from the coding sequence ATGAAGCTCCGCTGTGCCGTGTTCGACGACTTCCAGTCCGTCGCGACCACCGTCGCCGACTGGTCGCCCGTCGCCGAAGACGTCGACGTGGTGAGCTTCACCGAGCACTGCGCCACCGAGGACGAACTGGCGGCCCGACTGGCCGACTTCGACATGGTCGTCACGCTCCGGGAACGGGTGCCCTTCCCGGCGGGCCTGATCGAACGGCTGCCCCGCCTGCGGCTGATCGTCGCCTCCGGCATGCGTAACTCCGTCATCGACTACGCCGCCGCCGAGCGGCACGGGGTCACCGTGTGCGGCACCGCCAGCACCACGACCCCGCCCGTCGAGCTCACCTGGGCGCTGCTGCTGGGCCTGGCGCGCGGAATCGTGGCCGAGTCCGACGCCCTGCGCGGGAACGGGCCCTGGCAGTCCACCGTCGGCGCCGACCTGCACGGCCGCCGGCTCGGGCTCCTCGGGCTGGGCAAGATCGGCGGCAGGGTCGCCGCGGTGGGCCGGGCGTTCGGCATGGACGTGGTGGCCTGGAGCCACAACCTGACCCGGGAGCGGGCCGAGGAGGTGGGGGCGGTCCTTGCCCCGTCGAAGGAGGAACTGCTCAGGAGCAGCGACTTCGTCTCCGTACACCTGGTGCTCAGCGATCGCACCCGGGGCCTGATCGGTCCGGCGGAGCTCGCCCTGATGCGGACCACGGCCTACCTGATCAACACATCCCGGGCGGCGATCGTCGACCAGGACGCGCTGCTGGACGTGCTCGGCAACGGGGGCATCGCGGGCGCGGGTGTCGACGTGTTCGACGTGGAACCCCTCCCGGCGGACCATCCGATGCGCACCGCACCGCGGCTGCTGGCCACTCCCCATCTGGGATACGTCACGCGGGCCAACTACGCCACGTACTACACGCACGCCGTCCAGGACATCCGGGCGTACCTCGACGGAGAGCCCGTGCGCCTGCTCGGCTGA
- the nrtL gene encoding ArgS-related anticodon-binding protein NrtL, giving the protein MTPADLSRTVLHAVRRAVDEDVLRAPVPARVRVERTRPGGSGEYACAVALQLAGPAELPAREVAALLRDRIAGAPGVGRVEITGPGFLNFTPDASTDGSARSARVRQVREQGLRYGWGTECAGELHRFHHRREVRAAVLADTVTKLLRAQGALARTTCEEGPDPDWARLGVTVDAHGRPSPFAEIRPVPAGATAGELLERLGADAARWGLLRPAGHDRAALGEELLVQGEGNPLFLVRYAHARARALTRHGALLGLTGAYEQDVEAPPLHAALADHPGVLAGAARHRAPDRLARHLETVAHAFFDFHDACPPLPVGDEKPSAAHRSRLALAEAAGTVLAGGLSLLGISAPEHL; this is encoded by the coding sequence ATGACCCCCGCCGACCTCTCCCGGACCGTGCTGCACGCCGTGCGCCGCGCGGTGGACGAGGACGTCCTCCGCGCGCCCGTGCCCGCGCGGGTGCGGGTGGAGAGGACACGTCCGGGCGGCAGCGGGGAGTACGCCTGCGCGGTCGCTCTGCAGCTGGCGGGGCCCGCGGAACTCCCGGCGCGCGAAGTCGCCGCACTTCTGCGGGACCGGATCGCCGGTGCGCCCGGTGTCGGCCGGGTGGAGATCACCGGGCCCGGATTCCTGAACTTCACGCCCGACGCCTCCACCGACGGCTCCGCGCGCTCCGCACGCGTACGCCAGGTGCGCGAGCAGGGGCTCCGGTACGGGTGGGGCACGGAGTGCGCCGGAGAGCTCCACCGGTTCCACCACCGGCGCGAGGTCCGGGCGGCGGTCCTGGCGGACACGGTGACGAAGCTGCTGCGTGCGCAGGGGGCCCTGGCGCGCACCACCTGTGAGGAGGGGCCCGACCCCGACTGGGCGCGCCTCGGCGTCACCGTCGACGCGCACGGGCGGCCCTCCCCCTTCGCGGAGATCAGGCCCGTCCCCGCCGGCGCCACGGCGGGGGAGCTGCTGGAGCGGCTGGGCGCCGACGCGGCCCGGTGGGGCCTGCTGCGGCCCGCCGGGCACGACCGTGCCGCCCTCGGTGAGGAACTGCTCGTGCAGGGCGAGGGGAACCCGCTCTTCCTGGTCCGGTACGCCCATGCCCGCGCCCGCGCGCTCACCCGCCACGGGGCGCTCCTCGGCCTCACCGGCGCGTACGAGCAGGACGTCGAGGCACCCCCGCTGCACGCCGCGCTCGCCGACCACCCCGGCGTCCTCGCCGGCGCCGCCCGCCACCGGGCGCCCGACCGGCTCGCCCGGCACCTCGAGACGGTGGCGCACGCCTTCTTCGACTTCCACGACGCCTGCCCGCCGCTTCCCGTCGGCGACGAGAAACCCTCGGCCGCCCACCGCTCCCGGCTGGCTCTTGCCGAAGCAGCCGGGACGGTGCTCGCAGGCGGCCTGTCCCTGCTCGGCATCAGCGCACCCGAACACCTCTGA